In Pyxidicoccus trucidator, a single genomic region encodes these proteins:
- a CDS encoding cytochrome P460 family protein, with the protein MRLSAALAAVLFVACGPSSSVDEQVGMVGDLDTSEAGITAFVRDGRYKEWLAEPAPRESVRSHGPRVRVFFNDVLTESLRAGNTQHPKGSITVKELYESDGKTLRGYALDVKVADGAGKDTWIFYEGFGPDYDDNYYGRAHSTCHGCHADGGRDYVITPLPR; encoded by the coding sequence ATGCGACTGTCCGCTGCTCTCGCCGCCGTGCTTTTCGTCGCGTGTGGCCCGTCGTCCTCCGTCGACGAGCAGGTGGGGATGGTGGGGGACCTCGACACGTCGGAGGCGGGCATCACCGCGTTCGTGCGAGACGGCCGCTACAAGGAATGGCTCGCCGAGCCCGCGCCGAGGGAGTCGGTGCGCTCGCACGGCCCCAGGGTCCGCGTGTTCTTCAACGACGTGCTCACGGAGTCCCTGCGCGCGGGCAACACCCAGCACCCCAAGGGCAGCATCACGGTGAAGGAGCTGTACGAGTCCGACGGGAAGACGCTGAGGGGGTATGCGCTCGACGTGAAGGTGGCGGACGGTGCCGGCAAGGACACGTGGATCTTCTACGAGGGTTTCGGGCCGGACTACGACGACAACTACTACGGCCGGGCCCACTCGACGTGCCATGGCTGTCATGCGGACGGCGGGCGGGACTACGTCATCACGCCGCTGCCAAGGTGA
- a CDS encoding DUF2381 family protein: protein MLVLTTLAGMTAVAGEPGVERQLRQRHITLSAETSATAHVVHVGAGTATVLLFDSPVLPASLELGASHERFERIDLTERALILLPRMELTPHERIPLTLRFADGHIPSRVTFALMAEPSEVDLQVRVFRTALAPEALVEHLATVQARCEDSGRFSNLLFSRDVGSGITVERLNHRPRGNEGPSPLHVVDMRVFAASGFVALEVTFLLAGGQPSWRPGRVEAQGEKSGKPVPVRAVDLDVQALRPGVTGRLVLEFRARPSSPDELVRIDVHEQPGGSRLLKLPGVRLPQRLPEVTP, encoded by the coding sequence ATGCTGGTTCTTACCACCTTGGCAGGTATGACGGCGGTCGCGGGAGAACCCGGCGTGGAGCGGCAGCTGCGGCAGCGGCACATCACCCTCTCGGCGGAGACGTCTGCGACGGCGCACGTGGTGCACGTCGGCGCGGGCACCGCCACCGTGCTGCTCTTCGACTCGCCCGTGCTCCCCGCCAGCCTGGAGCTGGGTGCCTCCCACGAGCGCTTCGAGCGCATCGACCTCACCGAGCGCGCCCTCATCCTCCTTCCTCGCATGGAGCTCACGCCCCACGAGCGCATTCCCCTCACGCTGCGCTTCGCGGACGGCCACATCCCCAGCCGCGTGACGTTCGCCCTCATGGCCGAGCCCTCGGAGGTGGACCTCCAGGTCCGCGTCTTCCGCACCGCGCTCGCGCCCGAGGCCCTCGTGGAACACCTGGCCACCGTGCAGGCCCGCTGTGAGGACTCGGGGCGCTTCTCCAACCTGCTCTTCTCCCGGGACGTGGGGAGCGGCATCACCGTGGAGCGGCTGAACCACCGCCCCAGGGGTAACGAGGGCCCGTCGCCACTCCACGTGGTCGACATGCGGGTGTTCGCTGCGTCCGGCTTCGTGGCCCTCGAAGTCACCTTCCTGCTCGCCGGGGGTCAGCCCTCCTGGCGCCCCGGCCGAGTGGAGGCGCAGGGCGAGAAATCAGGGAAGCCGGTTCCGGTTCGCGCGGTGGACCTGGATGTCCAGGCACTCCGGCCCGGAGTCACGGGGAGACTCGTTCTGGAGTTCCGGGCACGACCTTCCTCACCGGACGAGCTGGTGCGAATCGACGTCCATGAACAGCCGGGGGGCTCACGCCTCCTGAAGCTGCCGGGAGTTCGCCTCCCGCAGCGACTCCCCGAGGTGACGCCTTGA
- a CDS encoding serine/threonine protein kinase, producing the protein MAGHPLTLRPGMMVGPWCIQEQLGSGSFGIVFQVEHAGQRHALKFALRGPGSDDLNHTDARAAKELACLLQAVHPNVARVWAHGRWPDARTGFHFVVMDFVEGSTLDGWAKRERPSARRVARLFARLARALGELHARDVFHRDLKPSNIIVRANDEEPILVDFGSADHAEALPLTEGVLPPGTLHYRSPEALRFHREHYARQDARYPFRATDDLYALGVTLYEVLAGAPAFSPTLPRDVLIDHIEERLPPRPSEVNPRVPEALEAIALRLMRKRARERYSHGEALHAALEEALRTAGPEWEEPLLSGKGLPPKTPVPRARADAAPVPPPGERSPATAPVLPPRPTTPPAASGTSDLPHRPVTPTSAPEDSALPRRHPAAPSSEPGAPVLHPRPASWQLLGAGVLLLGLLAVLGWKSSGAPHASGQLQAQAPAASLSVVPTAFPDEESAVGERLEPTPTTREETVTNPSMPETPKPPASSPGAWKRTLPVCLAAAASLHCAGPTYATRMGERPRKDLPCSPNALSEMEVVLGKFRGPHSLPLVGTAQIDYHQDFADGDVLVDGLRTGVITSIVRNPGALPSGSILYGWVWVDGEDAEIQWFEADVPRFSNYDGGRITLCARSGEGKRRKVRHAPGSTSKKPIWVRTDEYTLVDRW; encoded by the coding sequence ATGGCGGGGCACCCACTCACGCTCCGCCCGGGCATGATGGTGGGCCCTTGGTGCATCCAGGAACAGCTGGGCTCGGGGTCCTTCGGCATCGTGTTCCAGGTGGAGCACGCGGGGCAGCGCCACGCCCTCAAGTTCGCCCTGCGGGGCCCGGGCAGTGACGACCTCAACCACACCGACGCGCGCGCCGCGAAGGAGCTGGCCTGCCTGCTCCAGGCCGTCCACCCGAACGTGGCGCGGGTGTGGGCCCATGGCCGGTGGCCGGATGCGCGGACCGGCTTCCACTTCGTGGTCATGGACTTCGTGGAGGGCTCCACCCTGGACGGTTGGGCGAAGCGGGAGCGCCCTTCGGCACGCCGGGTGGCGCGCCTCTTCGCCCGGCTGGCACGCGCCCTGGGTGAGCTGCACGCGCGAGACGTCTTCCACCGCGACCTCAAGCCTTCCAACATCATCGTGCGCGCCAACGACGAGGAGCCCATCCTGGTGGACTTCGGCAGCGCGGACCACGCCGAGGCGCTCCCGCTCACCGAGGGAGTGCTCCCTCCGGGCACGCTGCACTACCGCAGCCCGGAGGCGCTGCGCTTCCACCGCGAGCACTACGCCCGGCAGGATGCGCGCTACCCCTTCCGCGCGACGGATGACCTCTACGCCCTGGGCGTGACGCTCTACGAGGTGCTGGCGGGTGCTCCCGCGTTCTCCCCCACCCTGCCCCGGGACGTACTCATCGACCACATCGAAGAGCGGCTGCCGCCCCGCCCCTCCGAGGTCAACCCCCGGGTTCCGGAAGCGCTGGAGGCCATCGCCCTGCGCCTCATGCGCAAGCGGGCCCGGGAGCGCTACTCCCATGGCGAGGCCCTGCACGCCGCTCTCGAAGAGGCGCTGCGGACCGCCGGGCCTGAATGGGAGGAGCCCCTGCTCTCCGGGAAGGGATTGCCACCCAAGACGCCGGTGCCGCGAGCCAGGGCTGACGCCGCGCCAGTTCCGCCCCCGGGTGAGCGCTCCCCCGCGACGGCCCCGGTCCTCCCTCCCCGTCCGACCACTCCGCCCGCCGCGTCCGGGACCTCCGACCTCCCTCACCGTCCCGTCACTCCGACCTCCGCGCCCGAGGACTCCGCCCTCCCTCGACGACATCCGGCCGCTCCGTCCTCCGAGCCCGGAGCTCCCGTCCTCCACCCGCGTCCTGCTTCCTGGCAGTTGCTGGGTGCGGGGGTCCTCCTCCTCGGGCTGCTGGCCGTGCTCGGGTGGAAGAGCTCGGGAGCGCCCCACGCTTCAGGACAGCTCCAGGCCCAGGCGCCGGCCGCCTCCCTCTCCGTGGTGCCTACCGCATTCCCGGACGAGGAAAGCGCGGTCGGTGAGAGGCTGGAGCCCACTCCCACCACGAGAGAAGAGACCGTGACGAACCCGTCGATGCCTGAAACCCCCAAGCCGCCCGCCAGCTCTCCGGGTGCGTGGAAGCGCACGCTGCCGGTCTGCCTCGCCGCGGCCGCCAGCCTCCACTGCGCGGGCCCGACCTATGCGACCCGGATGGGAGAACGGCCCCGCAAGGACCTGCCCTGTTCTCCCAACGCCTTGAGCGAGATGGAGGTGGTGCTGGGGAAGTTCCGGGGGCCGCACAGCCTTCCCCTGGTGGGCACCGCCCAGATTGACTACCACCAGGACTTCGCGGACGGCGACGTGCTCGTGGACGGCCTGAGGACCGGCGTCATCACCAGCATCGTCCGGAACCCCGGCGCGCTCCCCTCCGGCAGCATCCTGTATGGCTGGGTGTGGGTGGATGGGGAGGACGCGGAAATCCAATGGTTCGAGGCCGACGTCCCACGCTTCTCGAACTACGACGGCGGTCGCATCACCCTCTGCGCCCGCTCGGGCGAAGGAAAGCGCCGGAAGGTGCGTCACGCACCGGGGTCCACTTCGAAGAAGCCCATCTGGGTGCGGACCGACGAATACACGCTGGTCGACCGGTGGTGA
- a CDS encoding helix-turn-helix domain-containing protein, protein MDTELASMLGAASRAARVRMGLTQADVAERIGMASEVYGRLERGHMLPSVQNLRRLCVVLNVPPHELLGLGENLAAPPSAKDKAAGTGNAKAREDDTPEMRRLMRNLRKLSPVQLKLMNLVAAAMHQKKK, encoded by the coding sequence ATGGACACAGAATTGGCGAGCATGCTGGGGGCCGCGTCGAGGGCTGCCCGGGTGCGCATGGGACTGACGCAGGCCGATGTCGCGGAGCGGATTGGCATGGCGTCGGAGGTGTACGGGCGGCTGGAGCGGGGGCACATGCTGCCCAGCGTGCAGAACCTGCGGCGGCTGTGCGTGGTGCTGAACGTGCCGCCGCACGAGCTGCTCGGCCTGGGGGAGAACCTGGCCGCGCCGCCCTCGGCGAAGGACAAGGCGGCGGGCACGGGCAACGCCAAGGCCCGCGAGGACGACACGCCGGAGATGCGCCGGCTGATGCGCAACCTGCGCAAGCTGTCCCCGGTGCAGTTGAAGCTGATGAACCTGGTCGCCGCGGCCATGCACCAGAAGAAGAAGTGA
- a CDS encoding sensory rhodopsin transducer: MDSIGRRRWAIAEGYIPSQSTGPAPTMTSHETACLLNTGDRDAQVELTVFFKDREPAGPYRVTVPARRTLHLRFNDLKDPEPIPRDTDYASVLMSDVPIVVQHTRLDSRQAENALMTTIAFSE, from the coding sequence ATGGATTCCATCGGACGCCGCAGGTGGGCCATCGCCGAGGGCTACATCCCCAGTCAGAGCACCGGGCCCGCGCCCACCATGACGAGCCACGAGACGGCCTGTCTCCTCAACACCGGAGACCGCGACGCCCAGGTGGAGCTCACCGTCTTCTTCAAGGACCGCGAGCCCGCGGGGCCCTACCGCGTCACCGTGCCCGCGCGCCGCACGCTGCACCTGCGCTTCAACGACTTGAAGGACCCGGAGCCCATCCCCCGCGACACCGACTACGCCAGCGTCCTCATGTCCGACGTGCCCATCGTCGTGCAGCACACGCGGCTGGACTCGCGGCAGGCGGAGAACGCGCTGATGACCACCATCGCCTTCTCCGAGTGA
- a CDS encoding c-type cytochrome, translating to MSRSWGWMTVLACIVLVPGCGDDDDDDDVPDDEVSCPTGGTQLTEQNFGRAFLDTYCTRCHASTLTGAARNGAPVGFDWDRIESVREHAAEMNDEAGADADGSVNREMPLNDPRPSDAERRQLSEWLVCGAP from the coding sequence ATGTCGCGCTCGTGGGGTTGGATGACCGTCCTTGCCTGCATCGTCCTCGTGCCCGGTTGCGGAGACGATGACGACGACGATGATGTGCCCGACGATGAGGTGAGCTGCCCGACGGGCGGCACGCAGCTCACGGAGCAGAACTTCGGCCGCGCCTTCCTGGACACGTACTGCACGCGCTGCCACGCCTCCACGCTCACCGGGGCCGCGCGCAACGGCGCGCCCGTGGGGTTCGACTGGGACCGCATCGAATCCGTGCGCGAGCATGCGGCGGAGATGAACGACGAGGCCGGGGCCGACGCGGACGGCAGCGTGAATCGCGAGATGCCCCTCAATGACCCGCGCCCCTCGGACGCCGAGCGCCGCCAGCTCTCGGAGTGGCTCGTCTGTGGCGCGCCCTGA
- a CDS encoding response regulator: MATAVPRRSVLVVEDDEDIRAAIAEILEGEGYEVTIAANGSEALDELQHMPRPCLILLDLMMPVMNGHEFLARLREVPRMQAVPVLVLTAVSTEAPPGARGLLRKPFIVEELLDAVQTLCGVTA; the protein is encoded by the coding sequence ATGGCCACCGCTGTTCCGCGCAGGTCCGTGCTCGTCGTGGAGGATGACGAGGACATCCGAGCAGCCATCGCGGAAATCCTGGAAGGGGAAGGCTACGAGGTCACCATCGCCGCCAATGGCAGCGAGGCGCTCGACGAGCTCCAGCACATGCCCCGGCCGTGCCTCATCCTGCTGGACTTGATGATGCCGGTGATGAACGGCCACGAGTTCCTCGCGCGCCTCCGCGAGGTGCCGAGGATGCAGGCCGTGCCCGTGCTCGTGCTCACCGCCGTCTCCACGGAGGCTCCGCCGGGCGCGCGCGGCCTCCTGCGCAAGCCCTTCATCGTCGAGGAGCTGCTGGACGCGGTGCAGACGCTCTGCGGCGTGACGGCCTGA
- the egtB gene encoding ergothioneine biosynthesis protein EgtB yields MAEGRKVQGRGGGEARPWKARAWTELECARSRVLGMLAGLPEAELRRQHSPLMSPLVWDVAHVANYEEQWLLRALGAPALTDPAFDAIYDAFRHPRATRSELPMLSPESAFAYAARVREAVREHLDSLPEAGPKPLLAGGYVFGMVAQHEQQHAETLAATLQLMTAAEYRVPSPRARPRPGAVPLAEVLIPGGPVRLGSDDAWAYDNERPAFVTQVAPFLLDAHPVTNGDYLVFVESGGYEDARWWHPKGWGFVQAEGWKHPLFWLPQGNHVWLRRRFGQVEPLPKDEPVQHVSWYEADAYARWAGKRLPTEAEWEKAARGSDGPPREHPWGDAAPTEAHANLGGDTWGPAPVGSYPAGVSHDGIWGLLGDVWEWTASDFRPYAGFTAFPYREYSEVFFGEDYKVLRGGAWASAPVAVRNGFRNWDFPNRRQIFAGFRCARDVR; encoded by the coding sequence ATGGCAGAGGGCAGGAAGGTCCAGGGCAGGGGTGGCGGCGAGGCGCGCCCGTGGAAGGCGCGGGCCTGGACGGAGCTGGAGTGCGCGCGCTCGCGGGTGCTGGGCATGCTCGCGGGCCTTCCGGAAGCGGAGCTGCGGCGCCAGCACTCGCCGCTCATGTCGCCGCTCGTCTGGGACGTGGCCCACGTCGCCAACTACGAGGAGCAGTGGCTGCTGCGCGCGCTCGGCGCCCCGGCGCTCACGGACCCGGCCTTCGACGCAATCTATGACGCCTTCCGGCACCCGCGCGCCACGCGCTCGGAGCTGCCCATGCTGAGCCCCGAGTCCGCCTTCGCCTACGCCGCCCGCGTGCGCGAGGCGGTGCGCGAGCACCTGGACTCGCTGCCCGAGGCCGGCCCAAAGCCCCTGCTGGCGGGCGGCTACGTCTTCGGCATGGTGGCGCAGCACGAGCAACAGCACGCGGAGACGCTCGCCGCCACGCTGCAGCTGATGACGGCGGCGGAGTACCGCGTGCCGTCTCCTCGCGCGCGCCCGCGGCCCGGCGCGGTGCCGCTGGCGGAGGTGCTCATCCCCGGTGGCCCGGTGCGCCTGGGCAGCGACGACGCGTGGGCCTATGACAACGAGCGCCCCGCCTTCGTCACGCAAGTCGCCCCGTTCCTGCTGGACGCGCACCCGGTGACGAATGGCGACTACCTCGTCTTCGTCGAGTCCGGCGGCTACGAGGACGCGCGCTGGTGGCACCCGAAGGGCTGGGGCTTCGTCCAGGCCGAAGGGTGGAAGCACCCGCTGTTCTGGCTGCCCCAGGGCAATCACGTCTGGCTGCGCCGGCGCTTCGGCCAGGTGGAGCCGCTGCCCAAGGACGAGCCGGTGCAGCACGTGAGCTGGTACGAGGCGGACGCGTACGCGCGCTGGGCGGGCAAGCGCCTGCCCACGGAGGCCGAGTGGGAGAAGGCCGCGCGCGGCAGCGACGGCCCCCCGCGCGAGCACCCGTGGGGAGACGCGGCGCCGACGGAGGCGCACGCCAACCTGGGCGGCGACACGTGGGGCCCGGCGCCGGTGGGCAGCTACCCGGCGGGCGTGAGCCACGACGGAATCTGGGGACTGCTGGGCGACGTCTGGGAGTGGACGGCGAGTGACTTCCGCCCGTACGCGGGCTTCACCGCCTTCCCCTACCGCGAGTACTCCGAGGTGTTCTTCGGAGAGGACTACAAGGTGCTTCGGGGAGGAGCGTGGGCCAGCGCGCCAGTCGCGGTGCGCAATGGCTTCCGCAACTGGGACTTCCCCAATCGCCGGCAGATTTTCGCCGGCTTCCGCTGTGCACGTGACGTGAGGTGA
- the egtD gene encoding L-histidine N(alpha)-methyltransferase, with protein MRVRTAQTVGTPGSGTRETPGVRVDVYVRPGDAKRALRAEVLQGLCGMPKELSPKWLYDERGSQLFDDITRLPEYYPTRREREILLAHASDVARLSGADTLIELGSGTSEKTRLLLDAMEEAGTLSRFVPFDVSEAFLRRAAASLAREYPGISVHAVVGDFERHLGNLPGGGRRLVAFLGGTIGNFKPAQRALFLREVSAGLQPGDGLLLGTDLIKDRERLYAAYNDSAGVTAEFNRNVLKVLNRELGADFEPDAFEHFAPFDETNAWIEMRLVSKRAQTVWLSTLRRRVDFAEGEVLRTEVSCKFQQRQVEAELAEAGLTLTEWWTDTSGDFALSLALKR; from the coding sequence ATGCGGGTGAGGACGGCGCAGACGGTGGGGACTCCGGGCAGCGGGACGCGGGAGACTCCGGGAGTGCGGGTGGACGTGTACGTCCGGCCGGGTGACGCGAAGCGCGCGCTGCGGGCCGAGGTGCTCCAGGGGCTGTGCGGCATGCCCAAGGAGCTGTCCCCCAAGTGGCTCTATGACGAGCGGGGCAGCCAGCTGTTCGACGACATCACCCGGCTGCCCGAGTACTACCCCACGCGGCGAGAGCGCGAAATCCTGCTGGCCCACGCCAGCGACGTGGCGCGGCTGAGCGGCGCGGACACGCTGATTGAGCTGGGCAGCGGCACCAGCGAGAAGACGCGCCTGTTGCTGGACGCCATGGAGGAGGCGGGCACGCTGTCGCGCTTCGTGCCCTTCGACGTGAGTGAGGCCTTCCTCCGGCGCGCGGCGGCGTCACTGGCACGCGAGTACCCGGGCATCAGCGTGCATGCGGTGGTGGGCGACTTCGAGCGGCACCTCGGCAACCTGCCCGGTGGAGGGCGGCGGCTGGTGGCCTTCCTCGGCGGCACCATCGGCAACTTCAAGCCGGCGCAGCGCGCGCTCTTCCTGCGCGAGGTGTCCGCGGGGCTCCAGCCGGGAGACGGGCTGCTGCTGGGCACGGACCTCATCAAGGACCGCGAGCGGCTGTACGCCGCCTACAACGACAGCGCGGGCGTGACGGCGGAGTTCAACCGCAACGTGCTCAAGGTGCTCAACCGCGAGCTGGGCGCGGACTTCGAGCCCGACGCCTTCGAGCACTTCGCGCCCTTCGATGAGACCAACGCGTGGATTGAGATGCGCCTGGTGTCGAAGCGCGCGCAGACGGTGTGGCTGTCCACGCTGCGGCGCCGGGTGGACTTCGCCGAGGGCGAGGTGCTGCGCACCGAGGTGAGCTGCAAGTTCCAGCAGCGCCAGGTGGAGGCCGAGTTGGCCGAGGCCGGCCTCACCCTCACCGAGTGGTGGACGGACACCTCGGGTGACTTCGCGCTCTCCTTGGCTCTCAAACGTTGA
- a CDS encoding CoA-binding protein, whose translation MDWKQNLVEDDAGVREVLANSRRVAVLGIRSESSAHKPAYAVPHYLQGHGYDIVPVSVHGEKGPILGQPVYTAVADVPGAVDVVEVFRRAEDIDGHVADLLAKKPRAVWFQLGIRNDAAAEKLARAGIRVVQDRCMKVERMKLEQEQAGSASV comes from the coding sequence ATGGACTGGAAGCAGAACCTCGTCGAGGACGATGCCGGTGTGCGGGAGGTGCTCGCGAACAGCCGCCGGGTGGCCGTGCTGGGCATCCGCTCGGAGAGCTCCGCGCACAAGCCGGCGTACGCGGTGCCTCACTACCTGCAGGGGCATGGCTACGACATCGTCCCGGTGTCGGTGCATGGCGAGAAGGGCCCCATCCTCGGCCAGCCCGTCTACACGGCGGTGGCGGACGTGCCCGGCGCGGTGGACGTGGTGGAGGTGTTCCGCCGGGCCGAGGACATCGACGGGCACGTGGCGGACCTGCTCGCGAAGAAGCCGCGCGCCGTGTGGTTCCAACTCGGCATCCGCAACGACGCGGCCGCCGAGAAGCTGGCCCGTGCCGGCATCCGCGTGGTGCAGGACCGGTGCATGAAGGTGGAGCGGATGAAGCTCGAGCAGGAGCAGGCAGGCTCAGCGAGCGTGTGA